The Macaca fascicularis isolate 582-1 chromosome 11, T2T-MFA8v1.1 genome includes a region encoding these proteins:
- the RSRC2 gene encoding arginine/serine-rich coiled-coil protein 2 isoform X4, with protein sequence MAIMKEENTGAGAEAKRTNFFLKQARRHESKDKSSKKHKSEEHNDKEHSSDKGRERLNSSENGEDRHKRKERKSSRGRSHSRSRSRERRHRSRSRERKKSRSRSRERKKSRSRSRERKKSRSRSRERKRRIRSRSRSRSRHRHRTRSRSRTRSRSRDRKKRIEKPRRFSRSLSRTPSPPPFRGRNTAMDAQEALARRLERAKKLQEQREKEMVEKQKQQEIAAAAATGGSVLNVAALLASGTQVTPQIAMAAQMAALQAKALAETGIAVPSYYNPAAVNPMKFAEQEKKRKMLWQGKKEGDKSQSAEIWEKLNFGNKDQNVKFRKLMGIKSEDEAGCSSVDEESYKTLKQQEEVFRNLDAQYEMARSQTHTQRGMGLGFTSSMRGMDAV encoded by the exons ataatgaaggaagaaaacacaggagccGGAGCAGAAGCAAAGAG AACCAACTTCTTCTTAAAACAGGCAAGAAGACATGAATCCAAAGATAAATCCTCTAAGAAACACAAGTCTGAGGAACATAATGACAAAGAACATTCTTCTGATAAAGGAAGAGAGCGACTAAATTCATCTGAAAATGGTGAGGACAGGCACAAACGCAAAGAAAGAAAGTCATCAAGAGGCAGAAGTCACTCAAGATCTAGGTCTCGTGAAAG ACGCCATCGTAGTAGAAGCAGAGAACGGAAGAAGTCTCGATCTAGGAGTAGGGAGCGGAAGAAATCTCGAtccagaagcagagagaggaagaaatcaaGATCCAGAAGCAGGGAAAGGAAACGGCGGATCAGGTCTCGTTCCCGCTCAAGATCAAGACACAGGCATAGGACTAGAAGCAGGAGTAGGACAAGGAGTAGGAGTCG AGATAGAAAGAAGAGAATTGAAAAGCCGAGAAGATTTAGCAGAAGTTTAAGCCGGACTCCAAGTCCACCTCCCTTCAGAGGCAGAAACACAGCAATGGATGCACAAGAAGCTTTAGCTAGAAG GTTGGAAAGGGCAAAGAAATTACAAGAGCAGCGAGAAAAGGAAAtggttgaaaaacaaaaacaacaagaaataGCTGCag CTGCAGCTACTGGAGGTTCTGTTCTCAATGTTGCTGCCCTGTTGGCATCAGGAACACAAGTAACACCTCAGATAGCCATGGCAGCTCAGATGGCAGCCCTGCAAGCTAAAGCTTTGGCAGAGACAGGAATAGCTGTTCCTAGCTACTATAACCCAGCAGCTGTGAATCCAATGAAATTTGctgaacaagagaaaaaaaggaaaatgctttgGCAGGGCAAGAAAGAAGGG GACAAATCCCAATCTGCTGAAATATGGGAAAAATTGAATTTTGGAAACAAGGACCAAAATGTCAAATTTAGGAAGTTGATGGGTATTAAG AGTGAAGATGAAGCTGGGTGTAGCTCAGTTGATGAAGAAAGTTACAAGACTCTGAAGCAACAGGAAGAAGTATTTCGAAATTTAGATGCTCAGTATGAAATGGCAAGATCACAGACCCACACACAAAGAGGAATGGGTTTGGGTTTCACATCTTCAATGCGAGGAATGGATGCAGTTTGA